The Antedon mediterranea chromosome 7, ecAntMedi1.1, whole genome shotgun sequence genome has a segment encoding these proteins:
- the LOC140055436 gene encoding CD151 antigen-like, giving the protein MVAGCGMKIVKLMMFAVNFCVWGAGCVILGLGIWIKVYESEYRDLLGSDNIQAITALMIATGSAVFGIGFCGCCGAWKERPIFLKIYFVLVIVIIITEFVAGIMALVYRDDVLQDITTAMNKQITEEYGQSTAITNSVDNLQEELLCCGASNYTDYADSNNWDEEPGEAVPKSCCKKPPSDDCNNGNSKGDPSVPGFIYEQGCVEKMNNWISDNLTVLGGVCLGLLGVQILALMFSCCLIRAIEEEKM; this is encoded by the exons ATGGTTGCTGGCTGTGGTATGAAAATCGTCAAGTTGATGATGTTTGCTGTCAATTTTTGTGTGTGG GGAGCAGGGTGTGTTATTCTTGGTCTTGGCATATGGATCAAAGTATATGAAAGTGAGTATCGAGATTTATTAGGCAGTGACAATATACAAGCAATAACAGCTCTCATGATAGCCACTGGTTCCGCTGTCTTCGGTATTGGTTTTTGTGGATGCTGCGGTGCTTGGAAAGAAAGACCAATTTTTCTAAAAATC TATTTTGTActtgtaattgtaattataattactGAATTCGTGGCTGGAATCATGGCATTGGTGTACAGAGATGAT GTACTGCAGGACATTACGACTGCAATGAATAAACAGATAACGGAAGAATACGGTCAAAGCACAGCAATAACTAACAGCGTTGACAACCTACAAGAAGAA CTTCTATGTTGTGGTGCCTCTAACTACACGGACTATGCCGATTCGAATAATTGGGATGAGGAACCTGGTGAAGCTGTTCCAAAATCATGCTGTAAAAAACCGCCATCTGACGATTGTAATAATGGTAATAGTAAAGGAGACCCATCAGTCCCAGGTTTCATCTATGAACAA GGTTGTGTcgaaaaaatgaataattggATAAGTGACAATCTAACAGTACTCGGTGGCGTCTGCCTTGGTCTTCTGGGTGTTCAG ATACTGGCGTTGATGTTCTCGTGCTGTTTGATTAGAGCAATTGAAGAagagaaaatgtaa